In the Puntigrus tetrazona isolate hp1 chromosome 9, ASM1883169v1, whole genome shotgun sequence genome, one interval contains:
- the arl5a gene encoding ADP-ribosylation factor-like protein 5A, with the protein MGIIFTKLWRLFNHQEHKVIIVGLDNAGKTTILYQFSMNEVVHTSPTIGSNVEEIVVNNTHFLMWDIGGQESLRSSWNTYYTNTEFVIVVVDSTDRERISVTREELYRMLAHEDLKKAGLLIFANKQDVKGCMTVAEISQSLQLTSVKDHQWHIQACCALTGEGLCQGLEWMMSRLRVR; encoded by the exons AGCACAAAGTCATTATTGTTGGGCTGGACAATGCAGGAAAGACCACCATACTTTATCAGTT TTCGATGAATGAGGTGGTGCACACTTCACCCACCATAGGCAGTAACGTGGAAGAGATTGTGGTCAATAATACACATTTCCTTATGTGGGATATTGGTGGACAGGAATCACTCCGCTCCTCTTGGAACACTTACTACACTAACACAGAG TTTGTGATCGTGGTCGTGGATAGCACAGACAGGGAGAGAATCTCAGTGACCAGAGAGGAGCTCTACAGGATGTTAGCCCATGAG GATCTAAAAAAAGCCGGTTTGTTGATTTTCGCCAACAAGCAAGATGTGAAGGGTTGTATGACTGTTGCTGAGATTTCCCAGAGTCTTCAGCTTACCTCTGTTAAAGACCATCAGTGGCACATCCAGGCCTGCTGTGCTCTCACTGGAGAAGG GCTCTGCCAGGGTCTAGAATGGATGATGTCACGGCTGCGAGTgagatga